Proteins from a genomic interval of Pecten maximus unplaced genomic scaffold, xPecMax1.1, whole genome shotgun sequence:
- the LOC117319313 gene encoding uncharacterized protein LOC117319313, with translation MPVDPVNMSRPKRKFVLDDSSASDAKRSMAMVYRFPVLKVNGETPMRDISNHHFWYFHPNSLTCGETQYDIDWLHSSQLPKATDAEQSHQLKAFWRSAASFLAPLKHLVFDVTSKMWYCPTLVKESLSMSESVITEGFTSEMSNSRGRGMVHHTLFKLLGNDNRVVMNCGGGRLNNEPSVRNITFNYTVVHDEIFHFPESSRTSSRFSHPKDNHGEQEVNCPQQHVRTFVSDIIVEEKDTETKEVKETLVVDVKKGLHLTYIDECQLKYKLLPSALKQKSALGLLICAKEGILMKYSVIDQSLQLRQNRYKFKDNGLPEDMVELMCDLHYNI, from the exons ATGCCAGTTGATCCAGTGAATATGAGTAGGCCTAAACGAAAGTTTGTCTTGGACGACTCCTCTGCCAGCGACGCCAAAAGGAGCATGGCCATG GTTTATCGCTTCCCAGTCTTAAAAGTTAACGGTGAGACGCCCATGAGGGATATTTCGAATCATCATTTCTGGTATTTTCATCCAAACTCACTGACTTGTGGTGAAACCCAGTATGATATTGACTGGCTGCATTCATCACAGTTACCTAAAGCTACAGATGCTGAACAGAGTCATCAACTTAAAGCATTTTGGAGGTCTGCAGCAAGTTTTCTTGCACCACTAAAACACCTTGTCTTTGATGTGACATCAAAAATGTGGTATTGCCCCACATTGGTTAAAG AGTCACTTTCAATGTCGGAGTCGGTAATAACAGAAGGATTCACATCAGAAATGTCAAACAGCCGAGGAAGAGGAATGGTCCATCACACTTTGTTTAAACTGCTGGGAAACGATAACAGGGTTGTGATGAATTGTGGAGGTGGAAGACTCAACAATGAACCTTCAGTACGTAACATAACATTCAATTACACAGTAGTCCATGacgaaatatttcatttcccaGAATCATCAAGGACTTCATCTCGCTTTTCTCATCCCAAAGATAATCATGGAGAGCAGGAAGTTAACTGCCCACAGCAACATGTTAGGACATTTGTGTCGGATATCATTGTGGAAGAAAAAGATACAGAAACCAAGGAAGTCAAAGAGACTCTTGTTGTTGATGTGAAAAAAGGCTTACATCTAACCTACATCGATGAGTGCCAacttaaatataaacttttaccGTCCGCGCTGAAACAGAAGTCTGCACTGGGATTATTAATCTGTGCCAAGGAGGGAATTCTGATGAAATATTCAGTTATAGACCAAAGTTTGCAGTTAAGACAGAATCGCTATAAGTTTAAAGATAATGGTTTACCTGAAGACATGGTAGAACTGATGTGTGATCTccattataacatataa